A window of the Streptomyces formicae genome harbors these coding sequences:
- the tgmC gene encoding ATP-grasp peptide maturase system methyltransferase, with the protein MNTATQLRAALADSLTEDGTLTDPEWSSAARAVPRELFTGSYFLAVVGSVPTTYRPVREGEPAWLEGVYSDETLITQLDGRIRPDDVTEGTVPGSPSSSSTLPSLVLRMWHQLGAEVGYRVLEIGTGTGYSTALGAHRLGDANLTSIEYDPVVGGAAAAALKVAGFAPRLIIGDGLRGDPDGGQYDRLIATCSVRYIPLPWLHQVRPGGKILVTLSGWSYANALALLDVTGPGQARGRFLPGYTSFMIARPHDRPPRPTLALLPGDERPSQIDPAKLDNWTGGWVAQLAAPSAERMGTGAEQILWDVSTGSQARTVPDANGGWSVVQRGPVRLWDRVERAVQRWQDAGEPHQEEFGITVSAAGQRVWLGTEDGPGWDLPI; encoded by the coding sequence GTGAACACAGCGACTCAGCTTCGCGCCGCACTCGCGGACAGCCTCACCGAGGACGGCACCCTCACGGATCCCGAGTGGAGCAGTGCGGCCAGGGCGGTGCCCCGCGAGCTGTTCACGGGCTCCTATTTCCTGGCCGTGGTGGGCAGCGTTCCGACCACCTACCGCCCCGTCCGTGAGGGCGAGCCTGCATGGCTGGAGGGGGTCTACTCCGACGAAACGCTGATCACTCAACTCGACGGCCGGATCAGGCCCGACGACGTGACCGAGGGGACCGTGCCCGGCTCCCCCTCGTCGTCGTCCACCCTGCCGTCGCTGGTGTTGCGCATGTGGCACCAGCTCGGCGCCGAGGTCGGATACCGGGTGTTGGAGATCGGCACGGGCACGGGCTACTCGACTGCCCTCGGCGCGCATCGTCTCGGGGACGCCAACCTCACCAGCATCGAGTACGACCCGGTGGTGGGCGGGGCTGCGGCTGCGGCGCTCAAGGTGGCCGGTTTCGCGCCCCGGCTGATCATCGGTGACGGGCTGCGCGGCGACCCGGACGGCGGACAGTATGACCGGCTCATCGCCACCTGTTCGGTCCGGTACATCCCGCTCCCGTGGCTGCACCAGGTCAGGCCGGGCGGAAAGATCCTGGTCACCCTGTCCGGGTGGAGCTATGCCAACGCCCTCGCGCTGCTCGATGTCACCGGCCCCGGACAGGCCAGGGGCAGGTTCCTGCCCGGGTACACCAGCTTCATGATCGCCCGACCCCACGACCGACCGCCCCGCCCGACACTGGCCCTGCTGCCCGGAGACGAGCGCCCGAGCCAGATCGATCCCGCGAAGCTCGACAACTGGACCGGCGGTTGGGTCGCACAGCTCGCGGCACCCTCGGCTGAGCGCATGGGGACAGGAGCGGAACAGATCCTCTGGGACGTGTCCACCGGTTCGCAGGCCCGGACGGTGCCCGACGCCAACGGGGGGTGGAGCGTCGTGCAGCGCGGGCCCGTGCGCTTGTGGGATCGGGTCGAGCGGGCGGTGCAGCGTTGGCAGGACGCTGGCGAACCCCACCAGGAGGAATTCGGCATTACGGTCTCGGCCGCCGGTCAGCGGGTGTGGCTTGGTACCGAGGACGGGCCCGGCTGGGATCTGCCGATCTGA